Proteins co-encoded in one Actinomadura luteofluorescens genomic window:
- a CDS encoding nitrate/nitrite transporter — translation MTATTEAARTERARPRKGRWIDDWHPEDPAFWAAGGARTARRNLVFSIFSEHIGFSVWTLWSVLVLFLGPAYGIDPAGKFTLTAVPALIGSALRIPYTLAVARFGGRNWTILSATLLLVPAGLAAVLIEPGVSFTTLLVLAAVAGVGGGNFASSMANINAFYPQRLKGWALGINAGGGNLGVAVVQLVGLAVLATAGKDHPGLVAGVYIPFIVLAALGAALGMDNLAHARNDRRAMRDVCGDAHTWIMSVLYIGTFGSFIGFGFAFGQVLQVQFKAEFDTPIKAAYLTFLGPALGSVIRPAGGWLADRLGGARVTFATFVAMAVSAVLVLTASRLGSLALFLTGFVLLFAFSGLGNGSTYKMIPAIFRAKGQAGVAAGGDPAAAEHEARRLAGALIGIAGAVGAFGGVLVNIVFRQSFLTYGTGDGAYVAFIAFYAVCCALTWLVYLRPRPGRPAGV, via the coding sequence ATGACCGCCACCACCGAAGCCGCGCGAACCGAGCGCGCCCGACCGCGCAAGGGCCGCTGGATCGACGACTGGCACCCCGAGGACCCCGCCTTCTGGGCCGCCGGCGGGGCCCGGACCGCCCGCCGCAACCTCGTGTTCTCGATCTTCTCCGAGCACATCGGGTTCTCGGTGTGGACGCTGTGGTCGGTGCTCGTGCTGTTCCTCGGCCCCGCCTACGGGATCGACCCGGCCGGAAAGTTCACGCTCACCGCCGTCCCGGCGCTCATCGGGTCGGCGCTGCGCATCCCCTACACCCTCGCCGTCGCCCGGTTCGGCGGCCGCAACTGGACGATCCTCAGCGCCACGCTGCTGCTCGTCCCGGCGGGGCTGGCCGCCGTCCTCATCGAGCCCGGCGTCTCCTTCACCACGCTGCTGGTCCTGGCGGCCGTCGCGGGCGTCGGCGGCGGCAACTTCGCGTCCTCGATGGCGAACATCAACGCGTTCTACCCCCAGCGGCTCAAGGGGTGGGCGCTCGGCATCAACGCGGGCGGTGGCAACCTCGGCGTCGCCGTCGTCCAGCTCGTCGGGCTGGCCGTCCTCGCCACCGCGGGCAAGGACCACCCCGGCCTCGTCGCGGGCGTCTACATCCCGTTCATCGTCCTCGCCGCCCTCGGCGCCGCGCTCGGCATGGACAACCTCGCGCACGCCCGCAACGACAGGCGGGCCATGCGCGACGTCTGCGGGGACGCCCACACCTGGATCATGTCGGTGCTCTACATCGGCACCTTCGGGTCGTTCATCGGGTTCGGCTTCGCGTTCGGCCAGGTCCTGCAGGTGCAGTTCAAGGCCGAGTTCGACACCCCGATCAAGGCCGCCTACCTGACCTTCCTCGGCCCCGCGCTCGGGTCCGTGATCCGCCCCGCCGGCGGGTGGCTCGCCGACCGGCTCGGCGGCGCGAGGGTCACCTTCGCGACGTTCGTGGCGATGGCCGTCTCGGCGGTCCTCGTGCTCACCGCCTCGCGGCTGGGGTCCCTCGCGCTGTTCCTCACCGGCTTCGTGCTGCTGTTCGCCTTCAGCGGCCTCGGCAACGGGTCCACCTACAAGATGATCCCGGCGATCTTCAGGGCGAAGGGCCAGGCCGGCGTCGCGGCCGGCGGCGACCCGGCCGCCGCCGAGCACGAGGCCCGCCGCCTCGCCGGAGCGCTGATCGGCATCGCGGGCGCCGTCGGCGCGTTCGGCGGCGTGCTGGTCAACATCGTGTTCCGGCAGTCGTTCCTGACCTACGGGACGGGCGACGGCGCCTACGTCGCGTTCATCGCCTTCTACGCCGTGTGCTGCGCGCTCACCTGGCTGGTCTACCTGCGGCCCCGCCCGGGGAGGCCGGCGGGCGTCTGA
- a CDS encoding NUDIX domain-containing protein, protein MLPDLAYYASLPRARGAAAALLLDDLGRVLLVKPTYSEGWFLPGGVIEADESPLSACVRECEEELGLVPRLHGLACVDWGSPRDDGVDAVNVFVFGGTITGAEIAAIRLPPEELSDHILVAPEKVPELAPPHVSRRMEPSLRAMAAGNAVYLEDGREQAFGTARA, encoded by the coding sequence CGCGGCGCCGCGGCGGCCCTGCTGCTGGACGACCTGGGGCGGGTGCTGCTGGTCAAGCCCACCTACAGCGAGGGCTGGTTCCTGCCCGGCGGGGTGATCGAGGCCGACGAGTCCCCGCTGTCGGCGTGCGTGCGCGAATGCGAGGAGGAGCTCGGCCTCGTCCCCCGGCTGCACGGGCTGGCCTGCGTCGACTGGGGGTCCCCGCGCGACGACGGCGTCGACGCGGTGAACGTCTTCGTGTTCGGCGGCACCATCACCGGCGCGGAGATCGCGGCGATCCGGCTGCCGCCCGAGGAGCTGTCCGACCACATCCTCGTGGCTCCCGAGAAGGTCCCCGAGCTCGCCCCGCCGCACGTGTCGCGCCGGATGGAGCCCAGCCTCCGCGCCATGGCCGCCGGCAACGCCGTCTACCTGGAGGACGGCCGCGAGCAGGCGTTCGGGACCGCCCGCGCCTGA